One genomic region from Anabaena sp. PCC 7108 encodes:
- a CDS encoding DJ-1/PfpI family protein, which produces MKQRLLGKKIGIVVESEFLADEIEAYRDRFTEQGAEVCFMSRIWNPQGVQAYYSNSLEPENRPQALTVRIDFRRENPEDYAALIMASSYASVRLRYVDKMPISQMTPTLARKAPACEFFARSMMNPQIVKGFLCQGLWILTPYPELLKGRSVICHQVVLADVINTGAVLCTNEDGVVVDKDIVTGYSKEEVMLFIDHIIEQIEKIAI; this is translated from the coding sequence ATGAAGCAGAGGCTTTTGGGTAAAAAAATTGGGATTGTTGTGGAAAGTGAATTTCTAGCCGATGAAATAGAAGCTTACCGCGATCGCTTTACCGAACAGGGTGCGGAAGTTTGCTTTATGTCTCGCATCTGGAATCCACAAGGTGTACAAGCTTACTATAGCAATTCTCTGGAACCGGAAAATCGTCCTCAAGCATTAACAGTTAGGATTGATTTTCGGCGCGAAAATCCAGAAGACTATGCGGCTTTAATTATGGCATCTAGCTATGCCAGTGTGAGACTTCGCTATGTTGATAAGATGCCCATTAGCCAGATGACTCCTACCCTGGCTCGGAAAGCGCCAGCTTGCGAATTTTTTGCGCGCTCAATGATGAATCCGCAGATTGTCAAAGGGTTTCTTTGTCAAGGATTGTGGATTTTGACACCATATCCAGAACTATTAAAGGGGCGTTCAGTTATTTGTCACCAGGTTGTTTTAGCAGATGTGATCAATACGGGTGCTGTATTGTGTACTAATGAAGATGGTGTTGTTGTAGACAAGGATATAGTTACTGGATACTCTAAAGAAGAAGTAATGCTATTTATCGATCACATCATAGAGCAAATTGAGAAGATAGCTATCTAG
- the gntT gene encoding guanitoxin biosynthesis MATE family efflux transporter GntT, which yields MNLSESDQASNHDLHWRFFRLAIVNIISNIMIPLAGLVDVAFLGHLPDIRHFAGVALGGILFNYLYSTFGFLRMSTTGLTAQAVGRSDSESLLLILLRNTLLALVCGIVILLLQKPLCQLGFALLTATPDVESAGRAYYDARILAAPAALINFVLLGWFLGREESGKVLLLSAINNGANVVLDYLFIIDWGWESAGAGLATAASQYLTLLIGIVFVCLTGLLKFVPDIGAKILDKEALLATFNLNRDLLIRNLTFITVFSLLTELSSIFGTLELSVNVLILRVVTLASYCIDGFTFATESLTGIFFGEKAYKDLNSVLRLALGTGLVASLLFAVCFIVFPDTLFGILTNHTEVTDLAHKYVLWLLPVLGFSAIALVFDGYFLGLAKGDILRNSALLSAIIGFLPIALMAWKFHDSQFLWLGVVCFMAARSIIAGLQIPQLLEEFAASGAADQQVVIVE from the coding sequence ATGAATTTATCTGAGAGCGATCAGGCGAGTAATCACGATCTTCATTGGCGATTTTTTCGTTTAGCAATTGTCAATATTATCTCCAACATCATGATTCCCCTCGCTGGGCTAGTTGATGTCGCATTTTTAGGTCATTTGCCAGATATTCGACATTTTGCAGGTGTAGCTTTAGGAGGGATTTTATTCAACTATCTTTATTCGACTTTTGGGTTTTTGCGTATGAGTACTACGGGACTCACAGCCCAAGCAGTAGGGCGCTCAGATTCAGAAAGTTTGTTGCTCATCCTCTTGCGTAATACTCTGCTTGCACTCGTCTGTGGGATCGTCATTCTCTTGCTGCAAAAACCTCTGTGCCAGCTAGGCTTTGCGCTCCTAACGGCTACTCCTGATGTAGAGTCGGCTGGACGTGCCTACTATGATGCGCGAATCTTAGCCGCGCCCGCCGCCCTAATTAACTTTGTCCTGCTTGGTTGGTTTCTTGGGCGCGAGGAAAGCGGTAAGGTTCTCTTGCTGTCAGCGATTAACAACGGCGCAAATGTTGTTCTGGATTACCTATTTATTATTGATTGGGGCTGGGAAAGTGCAGGTGCGGGTTTAGCCACAGCCGCAAGCCAATACTTAACTCTGCTGATCGGAATTGTTTTTGTCTGCTTAACGGGTTTGCTGAAGTTTGTGCCTGACATTGGGGCCAAGATATTAGATAAAGAAGCACTTTTAGCAACGTTTAATCTGAATAGGGATCTCTTAATTCGGAACTTAACGTTCATTACAGTTTTCTCCCTGCTTACCGAACTGAGTTCAATATTTGGCACTCTGGAACTATCAGTGAATGTGTTGATTTTACGGGTAGTGACATTGGCTAGCTATTGTATTGATGGTTTCACTTTCGCAACGGAAAGTTTGACCGGGATCTTTTTTGGTGAAAAAGCTTATAAAGATTTGAATTCTGTACTGCGACTTGCTTTGGGAACTGGGCTAGTAGCTAGCTTATTGTTTGCCGTCTGTTTTATAGTGTTTCCAGATACGTTGTTTGGAATTCTGACAAATCATACAGAAGTGACGGATCTAGCCCATAAGTATGTGTTGTGGTTGCTACCAGTTTTGGGATTTTCTGCCATTGCTTTAGTGTTCGATGGATATTTTCTGGGTTTAGCGAAGGGGGATATTTTACGGAACAGTGCTTTGCTCTCTGCGATCATTGGGTTTCTCCCCATCGCCTTGATGGCTTGGAAGTTTCACGATAGCCAATTTCTATGGCTTGGGGTTGTTTGTTTTATGGCTGCACGCTCAATTATAGCGGGGCTGCAAATACCTCAACTTCTGGAAGAATTTGCTGCCTCTGGGGCGGCGGATCAACAAGTTGTCATTGTGGAGTGA
- a CDS encoding amino acid adenylation domain-containing protein, translating into MVQQTQNNFRTSPQQQRLWRLQNGQWQSTYQALGVVSIVGDLDINLLELSIKEVAERHEILRTILRCFPGMDLPLQVIESSRVRLQYADLKPNDPQDGDENFNTEVQAFISQKLDFEQDSPLQTRLLRKSFREHLLLVSLPALCADRVAIEKFVQEVGAEYGRQLHNGDLPADPWQYADLSEWLHDLLESDDTEYGREYWRKLAVPSLNPGRLAFEQGSLPSEEFTTDTVTLTLRAETIEQIDSVLYKYKTTCSVFLLTCWEVLLWWLTGQADLVIGVADDGRKYEELQDAIGLLTKYLPLCSKLDDTVQFSEHLVNVGKVAQELHKWQEYFSWEQVFAIEADRSTLLSYPYCFDFSELALPIKVDNAIFSIEQSDSCIERAKVRLSCTQTSQALVLKFHYDTSLYQEDTIKLLASQYQAFVEWVVHRPESCIGDIVFLGQTERQKLLKDLNNTQTDYPQDRCVHQLFEAQVHSTPNHIAVAFGNQFLTYQELNAQANQLAHYLQTQGVQPETLVAICLERSLKLVVGILGILKAGAAYIPLDPVYPQQRLADMLEDSQTLLLLTQHSLAPSFAEFGGKILCLDRDWESAIAHQTTNNLPSKVKPENLAYTIYTSGSTGKPKGVMIAHRNLVNYLSWCMQAYPIAQGCGSPVHSSISFDATITSFFTPLLCGKKVVLLPENQEIEALKEILCAERDFSLVKITPAHLDLLNQLLPEDEIAAQTQSFVIGGEALLGKSLRSWRQYAPTTRIVNEYGPSETVVGCCIYEVSEQTDLAGVVPIGRPIANTQIYILDAALNLVPTGIPGEIYIGGAGVGRGYRNRPDLTADKFIPDPFSEVPGSRLYRSGDLGRYLPSGDLEFLGRIDHQVKIRSFRIELGEIEAVLSQHPAVQEGVVTVREEKSDRYLVAYVVAKAESNNLVDQIDAWADQHICRWQTIYKDTYGQSPTHSDLTFNISGWNSSYTGSLLADIEMEEWVDRTVDRIRLLQPKQVLEIGCGTGLLLSRIAPQCLRYDGADFSPEAMHYLQLLKTTKSELAHVNLLNRTADDFSGFEPSLFDTVIINSVIQYFPNIDYLVKVLQQAVAVVQPGGHIFIGDVRSLPLLEAYHASVQLEQAAEDLSRELLQQRVRRRLLEEEELVIDPEFFLALQQHLPQIGAVQIQLKQGRFHNELTRFRYDVVLQVGTQWRSPAPIQWLDWSPLQMTPEQVSQQLAAQQPESLGIRGVVNARIQADLELLEWLTSAPAEAIVGDRDQFSAIQYQGIDPDLWWECVQDLPYAVTVTWSATKLGCYDVLFRYQKSQTTDIPLETIGTVTHSKPWEFYANNPLQNKLTQYLAPQLSQFVKDRLPDYMVPRTFILLSSLPLTTNGKVDRRALPVPSLSRDHTATYIAPQTDSEALLANLWAEILGVEQVGLEDNFFGLGGHSLLATQLISRIRDIFAVEMPVRSLFEAPTVASLHQKIELARHQNANISISPIPSAEYNSAAPLSFPQQRLWFLSQIEGANATYNMPAAVRITGYLNIDALNQSLQEIVQRHGTLRTTFKLMNGTPVQVLAEQMEPSLIIIDLQSLPAKEQATQVEQWIAEEAQSPFDLENGPLFRAKLLCLHPQEHIFLLTMHHIISDGWSIGILIREMTVLYKTFSQQSDSPLSPLPIQYIDFTQWQRQLLQGEVLERLLSYWQQQLTGIPALLNLPTDYPHPPVQTFRGDRIRFELSPELTRRLRELSQQRQTTLFMTLLAAFSTLLFRYSEQEDIVIGSPIANRTRSETEALIGFFVNTLVLRTQPSGKLSFLELLAQTKTVCLDAYAYQDIPFERLVEELKPERSLSHNPLFQVMFALQNAPVLDNLDLPNLILTPLQSENVTSMFDLSLLLEETKSQIVGAWEYSRDLFESETISRMVGHFQILLEAIVIDPHQQLAELPMLSEVERQQLLVAWNHTQSDYSETQSIHQLFETQVERTPDAIALSFEGTQISYSELNRRSNQLAHYLQTLGVDSESLVGICMERSPELVIGLLAILKSGGAYVPIDPNYPQERQTSILNEAQVKVVLKSLCQVPEIPKSGIQVVDLDRAQTEIASLASTNLAQPLTNHHLAYVLYTSGSTGLPKGVAIEHRSVVAFLHWAKTVFPPNQLDGVLASTSICFDLSIFELFLPLVCGGQVILVENVLKLATLPATETVTLVNTVPSAMTELLNINGIPDSVRVINLAGEPLSAQLVQRLYQRDSIAEVYNLYGPSEDTTYSTMALMPRDGERSPTIGRPIANTQAYVLDPFLQPVPIGVPGELYLGGAGLARGYLHRPELTAAGFIPHPFSDISGTRLYKTGDLVRYRGNGELEYLGRRDYLVKIRGFRIELGEIEAVLRQNSLVRETVVVVSSDNPSGEKQIVAYVVPQSSTPSLTYDLRNFLQEKLPSYMIPATLILLETFPLTPNGKIDRKALPKPSLNYTVRGDKNYVPPRSPLELQLVHIWESVLGLEPVSVQDNFFEIGGHSLLAVRLMAAIQQHFGYELPLSSLFVAPTIEQLAQLLSAQTETSIESAIVKIQPLGSNPPYFCVPGVGGNVLYLSDLARHLDPLQPFYGFQAQGLYGKLDPHTSIEEMAHSYIEALCQVQPQGPYWLGGHSFGGWVAFEMAQQLQQRGQPVAILTIFDAVAPSADNSMLGHDWNDAQWLFEMTQFLEDSYGKELRVSYDHLLAHNLETQITYVMQRLKEADLLPAIAGAEQIERLLRVFKANSQMRYLPQTLHGTQIHLFRVDENSLENGDGDSASKSRQNPTLGWEKLTDIPVVVHPVPGTHTSMMAFPHVQILAKSLQSVLKQSQMNIT; encoded by the coding sequence ATGGTTCAGCAAACTCAGAATAACTTCCGTACTTCACCCCAACAACAACGTTTATGGCGATTACAAAATGGACAGTGGCAATCCACTTATCAAGCTTTAGGCGTTGTTTCTATTGTCGGGGATCTCGATATCAATCTACTGGAGTTATCCATCAAAGAGGTAGCCGAACGACATGAAATTCTCCGCACTATTCTCCGGTGTTTTCCAGGAATGGATTTGCCACTCCAAGTCATCGAAAGTAGTCGAGTCCGGCTGCAATATGCTGATTTAAAACCGAACGATCCTCAAGATGGGGATGAGAACTTCAACACCGAAGTGCAGGCATTTATCTCCCAAAAGCTGGATTTTGAGCAGGACTCTCCCTTGCAAACCCGGCTGTTGAGAAAATCTTTCCGGGAGCATCTCCTTCTGGTGAGTTTACCTGCTCTTTGTGCCGATCGCGTGGCAATTGAGAAGTTCGTTCAGGAAGTGGGTGCTGAGTATGGAAGACAACTGCACAATGGCGATCTGCCGGCAGATCCTTGGCAATATGCCGATTTATCGGAATGGCTGCATGATTTACTAGAATCGGATGATACAGAATATGGTAGAGAATATTGGCGTAAGTTAGCCGTTCCCTCGCTCAATCCTGGACGATTAGCTTTTGAGCAGGGTTCGTTACCTTCAGAGGAGTTTACAACCGATACTGTCACCCTCACCTTGAGGGCTGAGACAATTGAGCAGATTGACTCCGTTCTATACAAGTACAAAACAACCTGTTCTGTGTTCCTCCTAACCTGTTGGGAAGTTTTGCTGTGGTGGCTGACAGGACAAGCGGATCTAGTAATTGGCGTGGCTGATGACGGCAGAAAATATGAAGAATTGCAAGATGCGATCGGTCTTCTGACAAAGTATCTGCCTTTGTGCAGCAAACTTGATGACACTGTTCAGTTTTCCGAACACCTTGTCAACGTTGGTAAAGTAGCCCAAGAATTGCATAAATGGCAAGAATACTTTAGCTGGGAACAAGTTTTCGCGATTGAGGCAGATAGGTCTACTTTGTTGAGTTACCCCTATTGCTTTGATTTTTCTGAATTAGCGTTGCCGATCAAGGTTGACAATGCCATCTTTTCAATTGAGCAATCTGATAGCTGTATTGAGCGAGCTAAGGTGAGGTTGTCTTGCACCCAAACCTCTCAAGCTTTGGTGCTGAAGTTTCACTATGACACTAGCTTATATCAAGAAGACACCATCAAATTATTGGCGAGTCAGTACCAGGCATTTGTTGAATGGGTTGTCCACCGCCCGGAAAGCTGCATCGGGGATATTGTATTTCTGGGTCAGACTGAACGGCAGAAGTTGCTTAAGGATCTCAACAACACTCAGACAGACTATCCCCAGGATCGATGCGTTCACCAACTGTTTGAAGCTCAAGTGCATAGCACACCAAATCACATTGCTGTAGCTTTTGGAAATCAATTTCTCACATATCAAGAACTGAATGCTCAAGCTAACCAGCTTGCTCACTATCTGCAAACTCAGGGAGTCCAACCAGAAACCCTAGTTGCCATTTGCCTAGAACGCTCCCTGAAGCTCGTAGTTGGCATTTTAGGGATTCTCAAGGCGGGGGCTGCTTATATACCCCTCGATCCAGTCTATCCCCAGCAACGGTTAGCAGATATGCTCGAAGACTCCCAGACTCTCTTGCTGCTGACACAGCATTCCTTAGCGCCGAGTTTTGCGGAGTTTGGAGGGAAAATTCTGTGTCTGGACAGGGATTGGGAAAGTGCGATCGCTCATCAGACCACAAACAATCTACCCAGCAAAGTTAAACCTGAGAACTTGGCTTACACAATCTATACTTCGGGATCGACAGGTAAACCCAAGGGTGTGATGATTGCCCATCGCAATTTGGTCAATTATCTCAGCTGGTGTATGCAAGCATATCCCATCGCTCAGGGATGTGGTTCGCCGGTTCATTCATCGATTAGCTTCGATGCTACCATCACCAGCTTTTTTACACCGCTTTTGTGTGGCAAGAAAGTGGTTTTGCTACCCGAAAACCAAGAAATCGAAGCTTTGAAAGAAATATTGTGTGCTGAACGAGACTTTAGTCTTGTGAAAATTACCCCAGCTCACTTAGATTTATTGAATCAATTATTGCCAGAAGATGAAATTGCTGCCCAAACCCAATCCTTTGTGATTGGTGGGGAAGCTTTGTTGGGTAAGAGTTTACGCTCATGGCGACAATATGCGCCGACTACCCGAATCGTGAATGAATATGGGCCGAGTGAAACGGTGGTAGGTTGTTGCATCTACGAGGTTTCCGAGCAAACTGATTTGGCTGGCGTGGTACCGATTGGTCGCCCCATCGCTAACACCCAAATTTACATTCTGGATGCAGCCCTAAATCTAGTTCCTACAGGAATTCCTGGGGAAATCTACATTGGCGGGGCGGGTGTCGGGAGAGGATACCGTAATCGTCCCGATCTGACAGCCGATAAATTTATTCCAGATCCTTTTAGTGAAGTTCCTGGGTCGCGACTGTACCGCAGTGGGGACTTAGGTCGTTATCTTCCTAGTGGCGATCTAGAGTTTCTCGGACGCATCGATCACCAAGTCAAAATCCGCAGTTTCCGGATTGAACTGGGCGAAATTGAGGCAGTTCTGAGCCAACACCCAGCCGTCCAAGAGGGGGTGGTGACGGTGCGAGAGGAAAAGAGCGATCGCTACCTTGTCGCTTACGTTGTGGCCAAGGCAGAGTCTAATAACTTAGTAGACCAGATCGATGCCTGGGCTGACCAACATATTTGCCGGTGGCAAACTATCTATAAGGACACTTACGGTCAATCGCCCACCCATTCAGATTTAACCTTTAACATTTCCGGTTGGAACAGTAGCTACACTGGTTCTCTCCTTGCAGATATAGAGATGGAAGAGTGGGTTGATCGGACTGTTGACCGCATTCGATTACTCCAACCCAAACAGGTTCTAGAAATTGGCTGCGGTACTGGATTACTCCTGTCTCGCATTGCTCCCCAGTGTCTGCGCTATGACGGTGCTGACTTTTCTCCAGAAGCCATGCACTATCTTCAGTTGCTCAAAACCACAAAATCAGAACTTGCCCACGTTAACTTGTTGAATAGAACGGCGGATGATTTCAGTGGATTTGAGCCATCTTTATTCGATACTGTGATTATCAACTCGGTAATTCAATATTTTCCGAATATTGATTATTTGGTCAAGGTTTTACAGCAAGCTGTAGCAGTTGTTCAACCTGGAGGACATATTTTCATTGGAGATGTCAGGAGTTTACCTTTGCTTGAGGCTTATCATGCCTCAGTCCAGTTAGAACAAGCTGCTGAGGATCTTTCGCGGGAGCTACTGCAACAACGGGTACGGCGACGGTTATTGGAAGAAGAAGAGTTGGTAATCGATCCGGAATTCTTTTTGGCTCTACAGCAGCACTTACCCCAGATCGGTGCGGTGCAAATCCAACTGAAACAAGGTCGTTTCCACAATGAACTCACCCGTTTCCGGTATGATGTTGTACTTCAGGTGGGGACTCAGTGGCGATCGCCAGCACCCATACAGTGGTTAGACTGGTCGCCATTGCAAATGACTCCAGAGCAAGTGTCTCAACAGTTAGCGGCACAGCAACCTGAGAGTTTAGGCATCAGGGGAGTTGTTAATGCGCGAATACAAGCTGACCTGGAACTTTTAGAGTGGTTAACGAGCGCTCCAGCAGAAGCTATTGTTGGCGATCGCGATCAATTCTCTGCCATCCAGTATCAAGGTATCGATCCAGACCTGTGGTGGGAATGTGTGCAGGATCTGCCCTACGCGGTGACTGTAACTTGGTCGGCAACAAAATTAGGCTGTTATGACGTTTTATTCCGTTATCAAAAATCCCAGACAACGGATATCCCCTTAGAGACCATCGGAACTGTCACCCACAGTAAACCTTGGGAGTTTTATGCCAATAATCCACTTCAGAATAAACTGACACAATACCTAGCGCCGCAGTTGAGCCAGTTTGTCAAAGATCGGCTACCAGACTACATGGTTCCCAGAACGTTTATTTTGCTCTCATCCCTACCCCTTACCACTAACGGCAAAGTTGATCGGCGGGCTTTGCCTGTTCCCAGCTTATCTCGCGATCACACGGCAACCTATATTGCCCCGCAAACTGATTCAGAAGCATTGCTGGCTAACCTTTGGGCGGAGATTTTGGGAGTCGAGCAAGTTGGTCTTGAGGATAATTTCTTTGGGCTTGGCGGACATTCTCTGCTCGCAACTCAACTGATCTCGCGGATTCGGGATATCTTTGCGGTTGAAATGCCTGTTCGTTCTCTGTTTGAAGCGCCCACTGTAGCAAGTCTGCATCAAAAAATTGAACTGGCACGGCACCAGAATGCTAATATTTCTATCTCTCCCATTCCATCTGCTGAGTACAACAGCGCAGCGCCTCTGTCTTTTCCTCAACAACGGCTTTGGTTTCTGTCTCAGATCGAAGGCGCGAATGCCACCTACAATATGCCAGCAGCCGTGCGAATCACGGGCTATTTGAATATCGATGCTCTCAATCAGAGTTTGCAGGAAATTGTGCAGCGTCATGGCACGTTACGGACAACGTTCAAGCTGATGAATGGAACACCTGTGCAAGTGCTGGCTGAACAGATGGAACCCAGCTTAATAATTATTGACCTCCAGAGTCTGCCAGCAAAGGAGCAAGCTACTCAGGTAGAACAGTGGATAGCAGAAGAGGCGCAATCTCCCTTCGATTTGGAAAATGGCCCCCTGTTCCGTGCCAAATTGCTGTGCCTGCATCCCCAGGAGCATATTTTCCTGTTAACAATGCACCACATCATTTCCGATGGTTGGTCAATCGGGATCTTGATTCGGGAAATGACCGTCCTTTACAAAACTTTTTCTCAGCAATCTGACTCGCCTTTATCTCCCTTGCCGATTCAGTACATTGACTTTACTCAGTGGCAGCGTCAGTTGCTACAAGGAGAAGTTTTAGAGCGACTGCTAAGTTACTGGCAGCAACAGTTAACAGGTATCCCCGCTTTGCTGAATCTGCCAACGGATTACCCCCATCCGCCTGTACAAACTTTTCGGGGCGATCGCATCAGGTTTGAACTGTCGCCAGAGTTGACCCGCCGCTTAAGAGAACTGAGCCAACAAAGGCAGACAACGCTGTTTATGACGCTTTTGGCAGCTTTTAGCACATTATTATTTCGCTATAGCGAGCAGGAAGACATTGTGATTGGTTCGCCGATAGCTAATCGGACTCGCAGCGAAACAGAAGCTTTAATTGGCTTTTTTGTCAATACTTTAGTCTTGCGGACTCAGCCCTCTGGCAAGCTCTCCTTTTTAGAACTACTCGCACAAACAAAGACAGTCTGTTTAGATGCCTACGCGTACCAGGATATTCCCTTTGAACGTTTGGTTGAGGAGCTTAAACCAGAGCGGAGCTTGAGTCATAATCCGCTGTTTCAGGTGATGTTTGCCCTGCAAAACGCACCCGTGTTGGATAACTTGGATTTACCCAATCTGATTCTGACTCCTCTGCAATCTGAAAATGTCACCTCCATGTTTGATTTGTCTCTCCTGTTGGAGGAAACCAAATCGCAAATTGTTGGCGCTTGGGAGTACAGTCGAGATTTGTTTGAATCCGAGACGATTTCTCGAATGGTTGGGCATTTCCAAATCCTCTTAGAGGCAATTGTCATCGACCCCCACCAACAATTAGCAGAGTTGCCGATGCTCAGTGAGGTGGAACGCCAGCAATTGCTTGTAGCGTGGAATCATACCCAAAGCGACTATTCCGAAACACAATCGATTCATCAGTTGTTTGAAACCCAGGTTGAGCGAACACCCGATGCGATCGCACTCAGTTTTGAAGGAACGCAAATTTCCTATAGTGAACTCAATCGACGCAGCAACCAACTAGCGCACTACTTGCAAACACTGGGCGTTGACTCAGAGAGTTTAGTGGGAATCTGTATGGAGCGATCGCCCGAATTGGTAATCGGGCTACTGGCGATTCTCAAGTCTGGGGGGGCTTATGTACCAATCGATCCGAACTATCCCCAAGAACGTCAAACCTCGATTTTGAATGAAGCTCAGGTCAAAGTTGTGCTAAAGAGCTTATGTCAAGTGCCAGAGATCCCGAAATCAGGAATTCAGGTGGTTGACCTTGATCGCGCTCAAACTGAAATTGCCAGTCTTGCCAGTACCAATTTAGCCCAGCCCCTAACTAATCACCATTTAGCTTATGTCTTGTATACGTCAGGTTCCACCGGTTTACCCAAGGGAGTGGCAATTGAACATCGTAGTGTCGTAGCCTTTCTGCATTGGGCAAAAACAGTGTTCCCACCCAACCAACTGGATGGAGTCTTAGCCTCCACTTCCATTTGTTTTGATTTATCAATCTTCGAGTTATTTTTACCCCTAGTTTGCGGCGGTCAGGTAATCTTAGTGGAGAATGTACTCAAGTTAGCCACATTACCTGCAACAGAGACGGTGACTCTGGTAAACACAGTTCCCTCGGCAATGACAGAATTGCTCAACATTAACGGTATCCCCGATTCCGTGCGGGTGATCAATTTGGCAGGTGAGCCGCTCTCGGCACAACTTGTACAACGCCTTTATCAGAGAGATTCTATTGCAGAGGTCTACAACTTGTATGGACCTTCGGAGGACACCACCTACTCCACGATGGCGCTGATGCCCAGAGATGGTGAGCGATCGCCTACTATTGGCAGGCCAATCGCCAATACGCAAGCTTACGTCCTCGATCCATTCTTACAGCCCGTGCCTATTGGTGTCCCTGGTGAACTCTATCTTGGCGGTGCTGGTTTAGCCAGGGGATACCTTCACCGTCCAGAATTGACTGCCGCAGGATTTATTCCCCATCCCTTTAGTGATATTTCTGGGACACGGTTGTATAAAACAGGAGATTTAGTGCGCTATCGAGGCAATGGTGAATTGGAATATCTAGGTCGTCGCGATTACCTAGTGAAAATTCGGGGATTTCGGATTGAATTGGGAGAAATAGAGGCAGTATTGCGGCAAAATAGTCTGGTGCGAGAGACGGTTGTCGTTGTTTCTTCAGACAATCCCTCTGGAGAGAAGCAGATTGTTGCTTACGTTGTTCCCCAATCGTCAACGCCCTCTCTCACCTATGACTTACGAAATTTTCTGCAAGAAAAATTGCCCAGCTATATGATACCTGCAACCTTGATTTTGCTAGAGACATTTCCTCTGACCCCAAATGGCAAGATTGATCGGAAAGCGCTGCCAAAACCTAGCCTGAATTATACAGTGCGTGGAGACAAGAACTATGTTCCACCGCGATCGCCTCTGGAGTTACAACTTGTACACATCTGGGAGAGTGTGCTGGGTTTGGAGCCTGTGAGCGTGCAGGATAATTTCTTTGAAATCGGGGGGCATTCCTTACTTGCTGTGCGGTTGATGGCGGCAATACAGCAGCATTTTGGCTACGAACTGCCTCTATCGAGTTTATTTGTGGCACCGACTATTGAGCAACTGGCTCAACTACTGTCTGCTCAAACTGAAACCTCAATCGAGTCTGCGATCGTCAAAATCCAGCCGCTGGGTTCCAATCCCCCCTACTTCTGTGTTCCAGGTGTGGGTGGCAATGTACTCTACTTGTCCGATTTGGCTCGCCACCTAGATCCTTTGCAGCCATTCTATGGCTTTCAAGCTCAGGGGCTGTACGGGAAGCTCGATCCCCACACCAGCATTGAGGAAATGGCGCATAGTTACATTGAAGCGTTATGTCAAGTGCAACCCCAAGGTCCTTACTGGCTGGGAGGGCATTCCTTTGGGGGATGGGTGGCCTTCGAGATGGCACAACAACTCCAGCAACGTGGGCAGCCAGTAGCAATCCTCACAATTTTCGATGCTGTTGCTCCTAGTGCCGACAATTCTATGCTAGGCCATGACTGGAATGATGCTCAGTGGTTGTTTGAGATGACTCAATTTTTAGAAGATAGCTATGGCAAGGAGTTAAGAGTATCCTATGATCACCTGCTTGCCCATAATTTGGAGACGCAAATCACCTATGTCATGCAGCGATTAAAAGAGGCTGATCTGCTGCCTGCGATCGCGGGAGCGGAGCAGATAGAACGACTATTAAGGGTGTTCAAAGCCAACTCTCAAATGCGCTATCTGCCTCAAACTCTTCACGGAACGCAGATTCACCTGTTCAGAGTTGATGAGAACTCACTGGAAAATGGTGATGGAGATAGTGCAAGCAAGAGTCGTCAAAATCCAACTTTAGGCTGGGAGAAACTCACAGATATCCCTGTTGTGGTTCATCCTGTTCCAGGAACTCATACATCAATGATGGCGTTTCCCCATGTTCAGATATTGGCTAAATCTCTCCAATCTGTTTTAAAACAGTCTCAGATGAATATAACTTGA